In one Arenibacter antarcticus genomic region, the following are encoded:
- a CDS encoding acetyl-CoA C-acyltransferase — MKDVVIVSMARTPIGSFMGALSTIPAPRLGAVAIKGALDKIKLDPSLVDEVLMGNVVQAGNGQAPARQAAIFAGIPDTVPCTTINKVCASGMKAVMQAAQSIALGDSSIIVAGGLENMSLIPHYVYLRTGHKFGPSSLIDGLQKDGLVDAYDQQAMGTCADACATEYKFSREDQDNFAIQSYQRSAAAWANGKFANEVVPVEVPQRRGEPLLVTEDEEYKNVKLDKIPELRPAFSKDGTVTAANASTINDGAAALVLMSADKAKELGITPLATIKAYADAAHEPNWFTTAPAKALPKAITKAGITLKDIDFFEFNEAFSVVGLANMKILGLTDKNVNINGGAVSLGHPLGCSGARIIITLLSVLEQNNGKIGAAAICNGGGGASAIILEKN, encoded by the coding sequence ATGAAAGATGTTGTGATTGTTTCTATGGCCAGAACCCCGATCGGAAGTTTTATGGGGGCATTATCCACTATACCAGCTCCAAGACTTGGAGCAGTTGCCATAAAAGGTGCTCTAGACAAAATTAAGCTAGACCCCTCTTTGGTAGATGAGGTACTTATGGGCAACGTTGTCCAGGCTGGCAACGGTCAGGCACCGGCCAGACAAGCCGCAATATTTGCAGGTATTCCAGATACGGTACCCTGCACTACAATAAATAAAGTATGCGCATCAGGAATGAAAGCTGTTATGCAAGCAGCCCAATCCATAGCCCTAGGAGACAGTTCTATTATTGTAGCTGGCGGTTTGGAAAACATGAGCCTTATCCCACATTATGTTTATTTGAGAACCGGACATAAATTTGGTCCATCCAGTCTAATTGACGGACTACAAAAGGATGGCTTGGTAGATGCTTATGACCAACAGGCAATGGGTACCTGTGCAGATGCATGTGCTACGGAATATAAATTTAGCCGGGAAGACCAAGACAATTTTGCCATACAATCTTACCAAAGATCAGCAGCTGCTTGGGCAAATGGAAAATTCGCCAATGAAGTAGTTCCCGTAGAAGTACCCCAAAGAAGAGGTGAACCACTTCTTGTGACCGAAGATGAAGAATACAAAAACGTTAAACTAGATAAAATACCGGAATTACGACCCGCCTTTTCAAAAGACGGAACGGTTACCGCTGCCAATGCCTCCACGATTAACGATGGTGCTGCAGCCTTGGTGTTGATGAGTGCGGATAAAGCAAAAGAATTGGGGATAACGCCCTTGGCTACCATTAAAGCCTATGCTGATGCCGCACACGAACCAAATTGGTTCACCACCGCACCCGCAAAAGCACTTCCAAAGGCAATAACAAAAGCAGGCATTACCTTAAAAGATATAGATTTCTTTGAATTTAACGAAGCTTTTTCTGTGGTTGGACTTGCAAACATGAAGATATTGGGACTTACCGATAAGAATGTGAACATCAACGGCGGAGCAGTATCGCTAGGACACCCCCTTGGCTGCTCCGGCGCCAGGATCATCATAACCTTACTGAGTGTTTTGGAACAAAATAACGGAAAAATAGGAGCTGCGGCCATTTGTAATGGAGGTGGTGGTGCGTCTGCGATAATCTTAGAGAAAAATTAA
- a CDS encoding HD family phosphohydrolase, with the protein MRNFLDRLYKNQSLVYKYFLYFFAVFVIVFFFPRGGKFKYEFQKGKPWQYDNFYAPFDFSINKSEADINSQKEKIKSSRIDYYNFDTEIAKEVDSTIQVGITQVFDITDFSKNQINRFHKVAAEIVEELYTNGIISKVGRPGNKNSLYLIKNNEAKKLKFNAVYKLSDLSQVVEIILAKNRLSEYEPEFQQLFFNAVKPNLSFDEDLSNTELEAEFSKISYTLGNVDEGKLIIAKGEPVDEEDLRVLESLKNEYESKSWGKNNQYYVLFGYTVLVAMVLTMLFLFLKRYRQEVFRDNTKITFIVSNVLLMVIVTTIVVKYNEELVFVVPLCIMPLILKTFFDARLGLFVHVLTVLILGFVVPNSFEYIFLQTLAGIVTILSVSELYKRANLFISVGQITLIYIIGYFAFHMIHEGNMDDIQWMTFGFFLLNGMITLFVQPLIYIYEKIFGLVSDVSLLELSDTNSKLLKELSNRAPGTFHHSLQVANLAEAAANEIGANAMLVRVGALYHDIGKMNNPTFFTENQISNVNPHDDLEPIESSRIIIDHVIQGIEIARKNKLPDRVIDFIRTHHGTSLVYYFYKKQKALGGKVDEAEFRYPGPIPFSKETAILMMSDSVEAASKSLKEPTFLVIDEFVERIINGQIKENQFLNANITFKEIEIIKKILKQKLVNIYHLRVEYPE; encoded by the coding sequence ATGCGCAATTTTCTAGACCGGCTTTATAAAAACCAATCTCTGGTTTATAAGTACTTTCTTTATTTTTTTGCTGTTTTTGTTATCGTGTTTTTTTTTCCTCGTGGGGGTAAATTTAAGTACGAGTTCCAAAAAGGAAAGCCATGGCAATATGATAACTTTTATGCACCCTTTGATTTTTCGATTAATAAGAGCGAAGCTGATATTAATAGTCAAAAGGAAAAGATTAAGTCGAGTAGAATTGACTACTATAATTTCGATACTGAAATTGCAAAGGAGGTAGATAGTACTATTCAAGTAGGCATTACCCAGGTTTTTGATATCACAGATTTTTCTAAAAATCAAATAAACAGATTCCATAAGGTTGCAGCGGAAATAGTAGAAGAGTTGTACACTAATGGGATTATTTCCAAAGTGGGGCGTCCTGGGAATAAGAATAGCCTTTATTTAATAAAGAACAATGAAGCAAAAAAATTAAAGTTCAACGCTGTTTATAAGTTATCTGATCTAAGCCAAGTAGTGGAGATTATCTTGGCTAAAAATAGGTTGTCTGAATACGAACCCGAATTCCAGCAACTATTTTTTAATGCGGTAAAACCTAACCTAAGTTTTGATGAAGATCTTTCCAACACGGAGTTGGAGGCTGAATTTTCCAAGATTTCCTATACCCTGGGGAATGTAGATGAGGGAAAACTGATCATAGCCAAAGGAGAGCCAGTGGATGAGGAGGATTTAAGGGTGTTGGAATCCCTTAAAAATGAATACGAATCCAAATCTTGGGGAAAAAACAATCAGTACTATGTATTGTTCGGATATACCGTTTTGGTTGCCATGGTGTTGACCATGCTGTTCTTGTTCTTGAAAAGGTATCGTCAGGAGGTTTTTCGAGACAATACCAAGATAACATTTATCGTGTCTAACGTACTGTTGATGGTTATTGTGACCACTATTGTGGTTAAATACAATGAAGAGTTGGTTTTTGTAGTGCCCTTGTGCATTATGCCATTGATCCTAAAGACCTTTTTTGATGCAAGATTGGGGCTATTTGTACATGTACTTACTGTTTTAATCCTAGGGTTTGTGGTACCCAATAGTTTCGAATATATATTTCTACAGACCTTAGCGGGTATTGTGACTATTTTATCGGTATCTGAATTGTACAAAAGGGCCAATTTGTTTATTTCCGTTGGTCAAATTACCCTGATCTATATTATAGGGTATTTTGCCTTCCATATGATCCATGAGGGTAATATGGATGATATACAATGGATGACATTCGGATTTTTCTTATTAAACGGAATGATTACCTTGTTTGTACAGCCGTTGATATACATATATGAAAAGATATTTGGATTAGTCTCAGATGTATCCTTGTTGGAATTATCGGATACTAATTCCAAATTGCTAAAGGAATTGTCCAATAGGGCACCGGGGACTTTTCACCATTCGCTACAGGTTGCTAATTTGGCGGAAGCTGCGGCTAATGAAATAGGGGCAAACGCTATGTTGGTACGAGTAGGGGCCCTCTATCATGATATTGGTAAGATGAACAATCCCACCTTTTTTACGGAAAACCAGATTTCCAATGTTAATCCTCACGACGATTTGGAGCCAATAGAATCTAGTAGGATCATAATTGATCATGTTATTCAAGGAATTGAGATTGCACGTAAAAATAAACTCCCTGATCGGGTAATCGATTTTATACGAACCCACCACGGGACCTCTCTGGTATATTATTTTTACAAAAAACAAAAAGCTTTGGGGGGAAAGGTGGATGAAGCGGAATTTAGATATCCAGGGCCCATTCCCTTTTCTAAGGAAACCGCAATTTTAATGATGTCCGATTCTGTAGAAGCGGCATCCAAGAGTCTTAAGGAGCCCACATTTTTAGTTATAGATGAATTTGTGGAAAGAATCATTAACGGACAGATTAAGGAGAATCAATTTTTGAATGCGAATATTACGTTTAAGGAGATAGAAATCATAAAGAAAATACTGAAACAGAAGCTTGTAAATATCTATCACTTAAGGGTTGAATATCCCGAGTAA
- a CDS encoding C40 family peptidase, which translates to MQYGICHLSLVPVRSIADDTGEMITQLLYGEHFKVLERRKIWSRIRIAFDQYEGWVNNQQFALISEDLYLKIDTNVEPMVSSDLISFIETEQNVLLPIVLGSSILQSSVLNHYFEGSFTSGRQEKRELIETALLYLNAPYLWGGKSVFGIDSSGFTQMVYKINGHQLLRDAKQQSTQGEALSFIEESEPGDLAFFDNNEGVIDHVGIIMDNNYIIHSYGKVRLDRLDHSGIFSTETNTYTHSLRVIKKII; encoded by the coding sequence ATGCAATACGGTATTTGCCACCTCAGCCTTGTTCCTGTTCGATCCATTGCGGACGATACTGGTGAAATGATAACTCAATTGTTGTACGGAGAACATTTTAAAGTTCTGGAACGACGAAAGATTTGGAGCAGGATCCGAATAGCTTTTGATCAATACGAAGGTTGGGTCAATAATCAGCAGTTTGCTCTTATCAGTGAGGATCTTTATTTAAAAATAGATACTAATGTTGAGCCCATGGTCTCTTCAGATCTTATTTCCTTTATTGAAACCGAACAAAATGTTTTATTGCCTATTGTTTTGGGATCCTCCATATTGCAAAGTTCAGTATTAAACCACTATTTCGAAGGCTCGTTCACCTCCGGACGCCAAGAAAAGAGGGAATTGATAGAAACAGCATTGCTATATTTAAACGCACCTTACTTGTGGGGCGGGAAAAGCGTTTTTGGAATAGATAGTTCCGGATTTACCCAAATGGTGTATAAAATAAATGGCCACCAACTATTAAGGGATGCCAAACAACAATCTACACAAGGAGAAGCTCTGAGTTTTATTGAAGAGAGCGAACCTGGAGATCTGGCATTTTTTGACAACAATGAAGGGGTCATAGACCATGTTGGCATTATCATGGACAACAATTATATTATCCATTCCTACGGAAAAGTAAGGTTGGATAGGTTAGACCATTCTGGTATTTTTAGCACAGAAACAAATACCTACACCCATAGCCTTAGGGTCATTAAAAAAATCATTTAA
- a CDS encoding site-specific integrase, giving the protein MLENSRLSVVFITRKLERETENLKLYARITVDGKRAEFSLNRELKSSLWDNKSKRGKGFSKYVISVNKYLDQVFTGLHEAHRQLLQEDVDITSAGIKARYLGEDEKGKTLLDLITYHNTAMLTVLRKGTMKNYYSTERCIKEFLKEEKNVEDIPLKKLNYGFIVDFEQYIRKYKPATRMGCANNGTMKHMERLKKISRLAVKLEWLEKDPFINFKLRFEKTERQFLTERELQLIEETTFKVSSTQHIKDLFIFACYTGLSFIDVQELKADHLVKGMDGNHWLYTKRAKTDEPLKIPLLPKAKEIIDKYKEEPYLIEKGRLLPMYSNPMINRTLKDIAKACGIPKKITFHVARHTFATAITLSNGVPIETVSKLLGHTKLSTTQIYARVVEKKVGEDMQNLMQTLNLRSKKSQDLDSSL; this is encoded by the coding sequence ATGTTAGAAAACAGCAGATTATCGGTCGTATTCATTACCAGGAAACTCGAAAGGGAAACTGAAAACCTAAAGCTCTATGCGCGTATCACCGTAGATGGGAAAAGAGCCGAATTTAGCTTAAATCGGGAATTGAAATCCTCTTTATGGGACAATAAAAGCAAAAGAGGCAAGGGATTTTCCAAGTATGTCATCTCTGTAAACAAATATTTAGACCAAGTTTTTACGGGACTACATGAAGCGCATCGGCAATTATTGCAAGAAGATGTTGACATTACTTCGGCCGGAATAAAGGCTCGGTATTTAGGCGAAGATGAAAAAGGGAAGACTCTACTCGATTTGATAACCTATCACAATACTGCTATGCTCACCGTACTTAGAAAAGGTACGATGAAAAATTATTATAGTACTGAACGCTGCATTAAAGAATTTTTGAAAGAGGAAAAGAATGTTGAAGACATACCCCTTAAAAAATTGAACTATGGTTTTATTGTTGATTTTGAGCAATACATTAGAAAGTACAAACCTGCTACAAGAATGGGCTGTGCCAACAACGGAACCATGAAACACATGGAACGACTAAAAAAGATATCAAGGTTGGCGGTAAAATTGGAATGGTTGGAAAAAGACCCATTTATAAATTTCAAACTGCGATTTGAAAAAACCGAGCGACAGTTCTTAACGGAACGAGAACTGCAACTTATTGAAGAAACTACGTTTAAAGTATCAAGTACACAACATATTAAAGACTTGTTCATTTTTGCCTGTTATACTGGGCTGTCCTTTATAGATGTACAGGAATTGAAAGCTGACCATTTGGTAAAAGGTATGGACGGAAACCATTGGCTCTACACCAAACGGGCGAAGACCGATGAACCTTTAAAGATTCCCCTGTTGCCAAAAGCTAAGGAAATTATAGACAAGTATAAGGAAGAGCCTTATTTAATTGAAAAGGGTCGATTGCTACCAATGTATAGCAACCCCATGATTAACCGGACTTTAAAGGATATTGCCAAAGCCTGTGGTATTCCTAAAAAGATAACCTTTCATGTGGCACGACATACCTTCGCAACTGCGATTACACTTTCAAATGGGGTGCCTATTGAAACCGTATCAAAGCTTTTAGGGCATACCAAGCTTTCGACTACGCAAATTTATGCTAGGGTAGTTGAAAAGAAAGTAGGGGAGGATATGCAGAATTTGATGCAGACACTAAATCTTCGGTCAAAAAAGTCCCAAGACCTAGATAGCAGTCTATAA